One Spinacia oleracea cultivar Varoflay chromosome 4, BTI_SOV_V1, whole genome shotgun sequence DNA segment encodes these proteins:
- the LOC110799008 gene encoding centromere/kinetochore protein zw10 homolog: MSELIISNFLSKVVPDDASKLVDFQKIMNSSSEFEIVLQEIMFISKSDKNDERLSNFADNVEVHFAVRKKREMLANARQLILRCDFTVPEVNSHSTCLISLCSSAGITY, from the exons ATGTCTGAGCTTATTATTTCTAACTTCCTCTCAAAG GTTGTCCCTGATGATGCTTCAAAGTTAGTTGATTTTCAGAAGATCATGAACTCTTCTTCTGAATTTGAGATTGTTTTACAGGAGAttatgttcatttccaaatctGATAAGAATGATGAAAGATTAAGCAACTTTGCTGATAACGTGGAGGTACACTTTGCTGTgaggaaaaagagagaaatgCTGGCAAATGCTAGACAGTTGATTCTACGATGTGACTTTACTGTTCCAGAAGTCAACTCTCATTCAACCTGTCTTATATCTTTGTGCTCATCTGCTGGAATTACGTACTAA